A DNA window from Candidatus Sulfidibacterium hydrothermale contains the following coding sequences:
- a CDS encoding RNA polymerase sigma factor, with product MRDEITLVGALKKGDRTAFEEIFRLYNKKIYSFCYSILHQSEEAENITQDIFVKLWTIKETIDTKKSFSGFLFTIARNMAFYHIRSEIHRQIILREVIKQRKANPNPTESKVLFDELEQSFTEVINQLPPKRREIFLLSREEGLSYAEISQRLNISVHTVESQMSKALKFIRESLGKYLFLLFLFL from the coding sequence ATGCGGGATGAAATAACGTTGGTAGGAGCATTAAAAAAAGGTGATCGTACCGCTTTTGAAGAAATTTTCCGTTTATACAACAAAAAAATTTATTCGTTTTGTTACTCCATTTTACACCAAAGTGAAGAAGCCGAAAATATTACCCAAGACATTTTTGTTAAGCTTTGGACGATAAAAGAAACCATTGACACCAAAAAATCGTTTTCCGGTTTTCTTTTTACGATTGCCCGAAACATGGCTTTTTACCACATTCGTTCCGAGATCCACCGGCAAATTATCCTGCGGGAAGTTATTAAACAAAGAAAGGCCAATCCCAATCCTACCGAGTCAAAAGTTTTATTTGACGAATTAGAGCAATCTTTCACCGAAGTAATCAATCAGCTACCCCCTAAACGCAGAGAAATCTTTTTACTAAGCCGCGAAGAGGGGCTATCCTATGCAGAAATTTCTCAACGGCTGAATATTTCCGTTCACACGGTGGAAAGCCAAATGTCAAAAGCATTAAAATTTATCCGGGAGTCGCTCGGAAAATACCTGTTTCTTCTTTTCCTATTTCTTTGA